TGGGGTGCCGTATTCGGCCTACGGGGACTTTCATAAGCTGATGGCCGAGATGAGCGGGGCCGTGCACGATATGTCGCTCGTTGACATCACCCTGCCGCTCATCTCCCAGCTGGTCGATCGTTTACGCGCTGGCATCGACGTTCTCGATGTCGGGTGTGGAAGCGGTCATGCGGTGAATCTGATGGCCAGAGCGTTTCCGCACAGCCGCTTTAGCGGCTACGATTTCTCGCAGGAAGGCGTTGCTGCGGGCCAGACGGAAGCGCAAGAGTGGGGCCTCACCAACACCGAGTTTGCCGTTAGGGACGCGGCCGAATTGGGCGATGTGAGTCTGTACGACTTTATTACCGCTTTCGACTCTATCCACGACCAGGCGCAGCCCCGGGCTGTGCTCAGGGGTATTGCCGAGGCCCTGCGGCCCGACGGCACGTTTCTGATGGTGGACGTCAACAGCTCAAGCCATTTAGAGGAGAACCTCGACCACGTCTTGGGACCGATGATGTACACCGTCTCGTGTATGCATTGAATGTCCGTCTCTTTGGCCCTCCGTGGTGAGGGTCTCGGGGCAATGTGGGGCAAACACAAGGCCTTGGAGCTGTTGAGCGAGGCGGGGTTTCACCAGGTTACGGTAAAAAATGTCAAACAGGATATGCTGAACAATTACTACATCTGTACCAAGGGCTAGAGGGGATGTCGTCAGCGAACGGGCGGGTACTCGTGGCGCAGGATCTCGATGTCACGCATCACCCGCTCAACCACAGCTGTCTCATCGCCCCGATAGTAGGCGCGAATACGGAACTCGGGGTCAACCAGCACGAAACGGTCGCTGTGGACGATTTGTTCGAGCCGTTTGGGCTGCCCGT
This portion of the Desulfurellaceae bacterium genome encodes:
- a CDS encoding class I SAM-dependent methyltransferase, producing the protein MPDSQFDQAKAEAFSKKMLGILNDASVAQMMVIGHQVGLFDTLAGLAPSTSEQIAQASSLNERYVREWLGAMVTGRIVDYDPVDKTYRLPPEHAAAITRAAGPRNLALMMQMIPMVARVQQGIVDSFRAGGGVPYSAYGDFHKLMAEMSGAVHDMSLVDITLPLISQLVDRLRAGIDVLDVGCGSGHAVNLMARAFPHSRFSGYDFSQEGVAAGQTEAQEWGLTNTEFAVRDAAELGDVSLYDFITAFDSIHDQAQPRAVLRGIAEALRPDGTFLMVDVNSSSHLEENLDHVLGPMMYTVSCMH